From a region of the Helianthus annuus cultivar XRQ/B chromosome 5, HanXRQr2.0-SUNRISE, whole genome shotgun sequence genome:
- the LOC110938529 gene encoding dnaJ homolog subfamily B member 1, with translation MQDTGMTVDYYNLLNVTRTVNDDDLKKAYRKLAMKWHPDKNPNNKEEAQATFIRISQAYKVLSDPQKRSLYDQDGEEGLLNQMTQCGSNKKNGFTGRTAEDIFEDFFGFDFDTSGVRRSTGLHSNDNKFRGSSDGDGVTMRKSPPIENILPCSLEELYNGSTRNMKISRIVVDANGQSILEMEVLTIDIKPGWKTGTKITFADKGSAKLHELPADLVFVVDEKPHAIYKRDGNDLFITYKVTLAEALKGTTVNITTLDQRDLAIAVTDIITPEYELMVSQEGMPVGKDPGCRGDLRVQFEIKFPTNLTFEQKMALRHALAS, from the exons ATGCAAGATACAGGAATGACAGTAGATTATTACAACTTATTGAATGTTACGAGGACCGTCAATGACGATGATCTAAAGAAGGCATACAGAAAGCTTGCGATGAAATGGCATCCCGACAAGAACCCTAACAACAAGGAGGAGGCCCAAGCCACATTCATTCGGATATCTCAAGCTTATAAA GTGTTGAGTGACCCACAAAAGCGGTCCTTATATGATCAAGATGGTGAAGAAGGGTTATTAAACCAAATGACACAATGTGGTTCTAATAAGAAAAACGGGTTTACTGGTCGAACTGCTGAAGATATCTTTGAAGATTTCTTTGGTTTTGATTTCGATACTAGTGGAGTCCGGAGGTCCACGGGGTTGCACTCCAATGATAACAAGTTTAGAGGCTCGAGTGATGGTGATGGTGTAACAATGCGAAAATCGCCACCTATAGAGAACATATTGCCTTGCAGTCTTGAGGAATTGTATAATGGATCAACAAGGAATATGAAGATATCAAGAATAGTTGTTGATGCCAATGG ACAATCGATACTAGAAATGGAGGTATTGACGATTGACATAAAGCCGGGCTGGAAAACAGGAACAAAGATTACATTTGCGGATAAAGGGAGCGCAAAACTTCACGAGCTTCCGGCAGATCTAGTGTTTGTTGTCGATGAGAAGCCGCACGCCATCTATAAAAGAGACGGCAATGATCTCTTCATAACCTATAAGGTTACATTAGCCGAGGCACTTAAAGGAACCACGGTTAATATTACCACGCTTGATCAACGAGATCTAGCCATTGCGGTAACAGACATTATTACCCCTGAATACGAGCTTATGGTTAGCCAAGAGGGAATGCCTGTCGGTAAGGATCCTGGGTGTAGAGGGGATCTAAGGGTCCAGTTTGAAATCAAGTTTCCTACAAATTTGACATTTGAACAAAAAATGGCACTGAGACATGCTTTAGCCAGTTAA
- the LOC110939906 gene encoding L-ascorbate peroxidase, cytosolic, protein MGKSYPCVSEEYKKAVDKARRKLRGFIADKRCAPLMLRLAWHSAGTYDVNTKSGGPFGTMRYKAELSHGANNGLDIAVRLLEPIKEQFPILSYGDFYQLAGVVAVEIAGGPEVPFHPGREDKEEPPVEGRLPDATKGNDHLRDVFVKTMGLDDIDIVTLSGGHTLGAAHKERSGFEGPWTSNPLVFDNSYFTELLAGEKEGLLKLPTDKALLEDPVFRPLVEKYAADEDAFFADYAVSHMKLSELGFAEA, encoded by the exons ATGGGGAAGAGCTATCCATGTGTTAGTGAGGAGTACAAGAAGGCTGTTGACAAAGCCAGGAGGAAGCTCAGAGGATTTATTGCTGACAAGAGATGTGCTCCTTTGATGCTCCGTCTTGC ATGGCACTCTGCTGGTACTTATGATGTGAACACCAAAAGCGGAGGTCCTTTCGGTACCATGAGGTACAAGGCTGAGTTGAGCCATGGTGCCAACAATGGTCTTGACATTGCTGTCAGGCTATTAGAGCCTATCAAGGAACAATTTCCCATCCTTTCATATGGTGATTTCTATCAG TTGGCCGGTGTTGTTGCTGTCGAAATTGCTGGAGGTCCTGAAGTTCCTTTCCATCCGGGAAGGGAg GACAAAGAAGAGCCCCCAGTTGAAGGCCGCCTTCCTGATGCAACTAAGG GAAACGACCATTTGAGGGATGTTTTTGTTAAGACCATGGGTCTTGACGACATTGACATTGTGACACTATCTGGTGGCCACACTCTG GGGGCTGCCCACAAGGAGCGATCTGGATTTGAGGGACCATGGACTTCCAATCCCCTTGTCTTCGACAACAGCTACTTCAC AGAGCTTCTTGCTGGTGAGAAAGAGGGTCTCCTCAAGCTACCTACCGACAAAGCTCTCCTTGAAGACCCTGTATTCCGACCCCTGGTTGAGAAATATGCTGCT GACGAGGATGCTTTCTTTGCCGACTATGCCGTCTCCCACATGAAACTCTCTGAGTTGGG ATTTGCTGAGGCATAA